One window of Hydractinia symbiolongicarpus strain clone_291-10 chromosome 3, HSymV2.1, whole genome shotgun sequence genomic DNA carries:
- the LOC130635447 gene encoding uncharacterized protein LOC130635447, translating to MFFQDPASASERISVVMADKDIKEREQIQNVFPNVIVLICLFHTLRNFSREVTMEKIEISSSQRPAILNNLQKLAYSRTESEYIRIMGESLHRFDFEAFDDIKNHYRNQFHQVNYICAVCSGNSCGVITVECLMCFRFHHLLCLNSPKDDKSNAWSCKVCSYVNNSKHKFITFYNYVNFLRKAPIKMLYYALQFFPIVHPRLI from the coding sequence ATGTTCTTTCAAGATCCGGCGTCGGCGTCGGAGAGGATAAGTGTTGTGATGGCGGATAAAGACATAAAAGAAAGAGAGCAAATCCAGAATGTATTTCCCAACGTTATTGTCTTAATTTGCTTGTTCCATACGCTGCGGAATTTTAGCAGGGAAGTAACCATGGAGAAAATAGAAATTTCATCTTCACAAAGGCCTgcgattttaaataatttacaaaaattggCATATTCTCGCACAGAATCTGAATATATTAGAATTATGGGTGAAAGTTTGCACCGTTTTGATTTTGAAGCTTTTGACGACATTAAAAATCATTACCGCAACCAATTCCACCAAGTTAATTATATATGTGCAGTTTGCTCTGGAAACTCATGTGGTGTTATTACAGTTGAATGTTTGATGTGCTTCCGTTTCCATCACTTATTGTGTTTGAATAGTCCAAAAGACGACAAGAGTAATGCATGGTCCTGTAAGGTTTGCAGTTATGTGAACAATAGCAAACATAAGTTTATAACATTTTAcaattatgttaattttttaagaaaagcacCTATCAAGATGTTATATTACGCCCTACAATTTTTTCCAATTGTACATCCCAGActgatttaa